GACGAATCGTTGGTCCTAGTTAAAAAGTTCCCCGACGATTTTAGCCTTATTTATAGCCATTTTAtgcgatataaataaaaactaaccaTGTATAATATTCGCAAGCactcttatttaaataacatagaattttctaagtacatacctagaatattttttttgtataataatggCAGATTTGCCTTTAGATTTCGGGTGTCACTGCTCCCTATGATCTGCCGAACTATTTATCGAACTGCTCGTTCCGTCAAATCAACGGGTCATTCATTTATTGGACTGCTCAATTATTTAGAACTGACATTGCATAATAAAATAACCGACCAATCGTTTCTTATTGCTGTCGATGTTGTACCGTcacattaattaaatcaaataaacaatctctttagctttattatattagtatggatttataaataaatataaataaataaatatcacgaCACCtttacacacggtcggttagccccatggtaagctatttattagcttgtgttatgggtgctaacacaactgataaactacatatagctacatatatatgttatggaccatgtgattaattcgggcattattaataatgcccgagcattatgaataatgtctagctttatcgggccaagtgattaataactatcttaacttcattatttatcacattgcacgggcaatttgataataaagcaaaaaattgaagttagtgacgaaaacgtatcccacgtaacagttgcccgggtaactgggttgaggaggtcagatagggcagtcgttccttgtaaaggactggtactcagctacatccggttagactggaagccgaccccaacatagtttgggaaaaaggctcggaggatgatgtgacgaaaacgtatcgctgcaaaaccgactccacgtagtcttgtctgtcctacccctagagtgcaattcaaaaccgcgtaagtgtggaggggcgaggcggcctgcgagctgaggcgcaggtagttttaacgctcgccgacgcggctgaggctggccggctgagccggccagcaagccgaagctgcggcggtgagcgtgaaaaccatctgcgacgataagctcgcatgggaccgccggagccccgcagcaccggagccgtgacagaagccatgcttgctgcatgttgcttgcttacattttaaacgtactgagttaaaaaattagaagctaaataaataaattttatgatgtcatttaatagtattttagaagtttactgttagaatgcatgctacaaatttagatgctaaaaaataaccatcatgcggagttgtatttagagcggtttacttagaagataacgagtggctgagatagtattatttagatgctcgttaattgtggctgacttagtaattaagaaggcaacatacattattcggggcgaataattatattaaaaaggagcctgtttaataagcaccctttaaatatgactttccttaacttttaaatgcaaaaactagtggatttttaaggcagaagtccttcataattaatccaaatcatgaggctgattatttaagtggtttaatatttagtttattttaaattaaatggcaataacaataaaaaatgaatataaatatgttattactttgcttgtattactttgcccaaaaggtcacgggcaatatgtatagtgcccggtcaatttgattatttgaataattattatcaaattgcgctctcatattgggcatttttcataatgaccgggcattatgtatactgctcaatttatcacttggtccataacatatacatagttataaatacatattactagcttttgcccgcgacttctttcgcgtggaatagtaacttccggtagatttttggtttgaccaataggtggcgctatatgtccggaataaattttatttttatatttttttgtaataaaaactatcctatgtcctttctcaagtttcaaactatataatatgtaccaaatttcacacaaatcgattcagtagtttaggcgtgtagaaaagacagacagacagacagacagaaagacagacagacagagttactttctcatttataatattagttaggataacacccagaccacggccaacaagcatgctcatcacacaaatgtcgaccgaaccgggaatcgaacccgggacctcaggtccggcagtccggcatggtaaccattacgccatcgaggtcgtcataaTCGAGGATTAGTGTGATAAAAAAGGATTGGTAATTTTGAATATCAATTTCCTCAATCTGTTCTTAGGTATACTGATATTTGCCTATGCACCTGTATAATGTTACGaaatacaccgtgactttttaatCGTCTTACAAAGCTGGTctactcaatctatccgacataaaataccactagacacgattattaattttatagccttacttaattaagatattaggtgcaaagaaaaatactaaaaaaaaattgtttacgtatcaaacggtaggaagtaggtaccttcccaatgcgccgcgctccattgatacaagattcgggcagcgctcacaacagggtgttcttataatctacgtcatgcatcatagtaatgaattaatttttatttttaaattattcaaatcttataaatatattttttttttatatgaacgtttactagtcattggatacatgaagtgggctgccgttgtaagacgactaaaaagtcacggtgtatattgAAAGCTGCATGAGTGTTGCAAGAATTATTTCCGTCTTCATATTATGTAAAATGCCGATGTGTTATATAATCAAGGGCATcagctatctacataccaaatttcaactaaatcggtccagccgttgcGTGAAAGAATCGCAAATATAGAGGTACATCCACACATTCTCACAACCTTTCACATTTGTAATATATGTAcgactaataaaaataataaggatTTATCATTAGCTTTTCCTCACAGCTGATACGCTATGAGTCATGAGAAAAACTTAGCAGGATTTGCACAACAGGGTGGGAAAACACACAACAAACCCAATCTTGATAAATTCATCGTTGTTCCTAATTGTATCATGTTGATAAGATGAGATAATAGCAGAGGGTATATATACGAAATCAATTAAActtcttcacaataaaaaaaaatccataatGCGTGCTCTATTGTTATTGGGCTTGGGCCTCTTGGCTTCAGCTTCGGCGTTTGTGGAAGTGAATTCTGATTACCACAAGGATATCGGTATCCCTGCTGCTGCGAAGATCAAGGAAAATGAAGAAAGACTTATGGCAGAGACAGCACGAGGCGGAAGGGTTGTGGGAGGTGCTATTGCTCCAGTCAACGCTCACCCGTACTTCGTGAGTAACTTGATGGAGtcaaaattgttaaaaaatcCTAAGAAAATAATCTGTGCAAAAAAGGGTTCATTAATAATTAGTCTTAATTATGTGCTGCCGGGTTGATCTAGATGTCTTTGATAAAGCAGTCTGAAAGCTGGTGATTGATgtacccgtgcatcggagagcacgctGATGTCAGTCTTTTATTTTGATaggaaatcattaaatgacacCCTGCACCCACAGTTGAAGGGAGTGTCCGACTCtctgactaaaatccaccaagttccttcttaagccttttatgtaacaGGGCCGCGggaactctttcgaacaatcccgcagctccggcaggatttggccctggtgggccccactAGGCTTTGCTTACACTATTTGGCCCGTGCCAACCGTGGCCGACTATCGGCGAACatgccattattattatccttATTGCTTCTGTGCAGGCTGGATTGTTGATCAGTTTGGTGGGCCAGTCTGGTAACTCAGTTTGCGGTTCTTCGCTCCTCTCCTCCAACCGTTTGGTGACCGCAGCTCACTGCTGGCGCGACCGCTCCAACCAAGCGTGGCAGTTCCTCGTCATCCTCGGCTCTAACAACCTGTTCTTCGGCGGCACCCGCATCGCCACCAGCAATGTCATCATGCATCCGCAGTATGTGCCCTCCACCCTCCACAACGATATTGCCATGATATTGTTGCCTTCTAGCGTATGGTTTACCGGTGGGTATAATGAACAAGTTACCTATTCCTAATGCCCCAAAATTCCCTACGAATCTTAATAACTGTTTTACCTGTTTTGATGCTACCTAAtatgatttatgtatttttgataTTCGGATTAGAAGTCCCCAGTGATTTTGTCAATTTATCAGATAATCCCTATCTGATCGGTTgttattactcaaaaagtattaattttcAGGAAGCATTCAGCCAGTTAGCCTGCCTTCTGGTTGGGACCTTTGGGATCAGTTCGTCGGCAACTGGGCTGTTGCTGCTGGCTTCGGCAGAACTAGCGACCGTGAGTAAAATATATGAGCAATTTACCCGCATTCCAAACACGTAGCGAGGGAACTGCTTCACACTCCCATATGTATGAAAAGAAGCTTATGTCCTTTCTCTAGCTTTAGAATATCAGTTAGATTTAGCGTGAAAGTGCGAATTTCGCGGCTATAATATTTAGTGTAGGAGTTTGAGAAAACGAGCTCCaggaacaaattaattaaacttgaaAGCCAAACCTAACCTTCAGACATCTGAAGAAATAAACAGTCTGACATTCTCCATGAGATCAACTgtttggaaccgtgcaaatagtgcgacgtttcataggagcctgcaaaggcctatttggaataacaacattttgatttagatttttgattttgacaaaATATTCTTCATTAAAATGATTTCTTTTGCAGAACAACTGGCCGCGTCTCAGATAGTGAGCCACGTGAGCTTGCAAGTGATCAGCACGAGTGTGTGCCAGAATTCTTTCCTCGGTGGCATCGTTATTCCAAGCACCCTCTGCACCAGCGGTATTGGTGGTGTGGGAATTTGCGGCGGAGACTCTGGCGGTCCGCTCGTCGTTAACCGCAATGGTGTTCCCACTTTGGTGAGCCAATCAATGAGTAATTTAGGGACTATGGATCTTAAAGGAAGCTTTGAGAAATGCTGCTCAAGCTAATAAAGTGAacgatatcaaaatatttttacaactatCTCGCAGATATACTTAATTGTGATGTTGTATCATTATTTCAGATCGGCGTGAGCTCGTTTGTCGCGATCACCGGCTGTCAACTTGGATATCCTTCTGGCTTCGCACGTGTCACCAGCTTCATGAGTTTTATCCAACAGTACATGTAATTATTGATAGACTGATTATAAACGAATTTAATTTCCTACCAAGTTTGTGTTTTAATCTCGAGCAAGCTGACTGATTAATGCACAGCCAAATCCAAAGAGTCAAGGCAAAGAGATCTAACTATGAAGTTCTAGTGAGAcacgattttttgtttgttatatttatatatatgtaagtAACACCATTTACTATTTAAGGTAGTTACTTtctacaaaattacaaaaataaatattttgaacggACGTGGTAACAAGCCTGTAAGCTGAGCCCAGCTGGGCCCAACCATCTCAGTGCAACCCAATTcgattagaaaatatttatacaatataacGATCCAAGTCCTTCTTACTAGCACTATGTAATGTGTACGTAAACGGTGACTGTGATCCTCGTAACTCGGTTCGCTGCGTATCTTCAGTTTTACTCGCTTGATTACAAGAGGGAAGATTTTAACAATTTACACGTAGCTTTCAAAGAAGTGAATGAGCTATGGGACAATATTGCATTTATATGCCTGAGGATCTCTCAGAAACAAGAACCTATTGTCTAATCTAGATGTAAGAAGGAGGATTCAGAACTAAGAAAAACcagttattaagtatttttataaagtaggtactaaaactAAAAGGAGACGCCACCCACTGTATAACACTGTAAAATCGTGTAATAacgaaataaaacctttttgattttgataagcAACTGATAATCTgattgtatttattaattttgtcatCATTAATTGACAACACGTGGTTGGAGAAAGGATGTACTTCGATTGATTGCCATCCATTTGCCATGCTTGA
The window above is part of the Helicoverpa zea isolate HzStark_Cry1AcR chromosome 14, ilHelZeax1.1, whole genome shotgun sequence genome. Proteins encoded here:
- the LOC124636226 gene encoding collagenase-like, which translates into the protein MRALLLLGLGLLASASAFVEVNSDYHKDIGIPAAAKIKENEERLMAETARGGRVVGGAIAPVNAHPYFAGLLISLVGQSGNSVCGSSLLSSNRLVTAAHCWRDRSNQAWQFLVILGSNNLFFGGTRIATSNVIMHPQYVPSTLHNDIAMILLPSSVWFTGSIQPVSLPSGWDLWDQFVGNWAVAAGFGRTSDQQLAASQIVSHVSLQVISTSVCQNSFLGGIVIPSTLCTSGIGGVGICGGDSGGPLVVNRNGVPTLIGVSSFVAITGCQLGYPSGFARVTSFMSFIQQYM